The following are from one region of the Mesorhizobium sp. B4-1-4 genome:
- a CDS encoding ABC transporter permease produces MMRLELVKRPQRSALFSILSPFIAFALTIIAGAIMFALLGVNPLTAFRIYFIEPISQVWQLHELAIKAAPLILIAVGLSVCYKANIWNIGAEGQFIFGAIFGSIIPVLFPQFEGPLVLPLMLLLGMVGGAAYAAIPALLKTRFNTNEILTSLMLVYVAQLFLDWLVRGPWRDPQGHGFPQTIQFGDAATLPQLMPDAGRANWGFVFALVAAVLIWILMGRMLKGFQVRVLGSSPRAGRFAGFGLNRMVFFAFLLSGALAGLAGISEVSGAIGQLQPVISPGYGFTAIIVAFLGRLNPLGIIAAGLVLALTYLGGEAVQSALGISDKVARVFQGMLLFFVLGCDTLIHYRIRLIGLALTKPDGAAKLEAAPKLKEAR; encoded by the coding sequence ATGATGCGCCTCGAACTCGTCAAACGCCCGCAGCGCTCCGCGCTGTTTTCGATACTGTCACCGTTCATCGCCTTCGCGCTGACGATCATCGCCGGCGCCATTATGTTCGCGCTGCTCGGGGTCAATCCGCTGACGGCGTTCCGGATCTACTTCATCGAGCCGATCAGCCAAGTCTGGCAACTGCACGAACTGGCGATCAAGGCGGCGCCACTGATCCTGATCGCGGTCGGCCTGTCTGTCTGCTACAAGGCCAACATCTGGAATATCGGCGCCGAAGGCCAGTTCATTTTCGGCGCCATCTTCGGCTCCATCATTCCGGTGCTGTTTCCACAATTCGAAGGCCCACTGGTGCTGCCGCTGATGCTTCTGCTCGGCATGGTCGGTGGCGCGGCCTATGCGGCGATCCCGGCCTTGCTGAAGACCCGGTTCAATACCAACGAGATCCTGACCAGCCTGATGCTGGTCTACGTCGCCCAGCTCTTCCTCGACTGGCTGGTGCGCGGTCCATGGCGCGATCCGCAAGGCCACGGCTTCCCGCAGACAATCCAATTCGGCGATGCGGCCACCTTGCCGCAGCTGATGCCGGATGCCGGGCGCGCCAATTGGGGCTTCGTCTTCGCACTCGTTGCCGCAGTGCTGATCTGGATCCTGATGGGCCGCATGCTCAAGGGCTTCCAGGTCCGCGTGCTGGGTTCCAGCCCAAGGGCAGGGCGCTTCGCCGGTTTCGGCCTCAACCGCATGGTGTTCTTCGCCTTCCTGCTGTCTGGCGCGCTGGCCGGTCTTGCCGGCATCTCGGAAGTCTCCGGCGCCATCGGGCAATTACAGCCGGTGATCTCGCCCGGCTATGGCTTCACGGCCATCATCGTGGCATTCCTCGGCCGCCTCAATCCGCTCGGCATCATCGCAGCCGGCCTAGTGCTCGCGCTAACCTATCTCGGCGGCGAGGCGGTGCAAAGCGCGCTTGGCATTTCCGACAAGGTGGCGAGAGTGTTCCAGGGCATGCTTTTGTTCTTCGTGCTCGGCTGCGACACGCTCATTCACTACCGCATCCGGCTGATCGGCCTGGCGCTGACGAAACCGGATGGCGCAGCGAAGCTGGAAGCCGCGCCGAAGCTGAAGGAAGCCCGCTGA
- a CDS encoding TerC family protein, translated as MEIFTAAGLSALLQVIAIDLALAGDNAIVIGLAAAGLPASQRKRAILVGIVAATILRIFFALITQWLLTIGPMLLIGGGLLLLWVCWKMWRELRVSHEQERDATESLSNGGFDSDGAGKGPSKTFSQAAWQIVIADVSMSLDNVLAVAGAAMNHPTVLIVGLALSIALMGFAASFVARLLHKYRWIAYIGLAIILYVAVKMLLDGAVQQFPEHFAFLEPWFGSGGH; from the coding sequence ATGGAAATATTTACCGCCGCGGGCCTGTCGGCTCTTCTTCAGGTCATCGCCATCGACCTTGCGCTCGCGGGCGATAACGCCATTGTCATCGGCCTCGCCGCGGCCGGCTTGCCGGCCAGCCAGCGCAAGCGGGCGATTCTCGTCGGCATCGTGGCCGCCACCATTCTTCGCATTTTTTTCGCTCTGATCACGCAATGGCTGCTCACCATTGGCCCCATGCTGCTGATCGGAGGCGGCCTGTTGCTACTGTGGGTCTGCTGGAAGATGTGGCGCGAATTGCGTGTCAGCCACGAGCAGGAGCGTGACGCTACCGAATCGCTGTCCAATGGCGGCTTCGACAGCGATGGGGCCGGCAAGGGACCGAGCAAGACCTTCTCGCAGGCCGCCTGGCAGATCGTGATCGCCGACGTTTCGATGTCGCTCGACAACGTCCTTGCCGTCGCGGGAGCGGCAATGAACCATCCGACGGTGCTGATTGTCGGACTGGCTCTGTCGATCGCCTTGATGGGCTTTGCCGCATCCTTCGTCGCGCGCCTGCTGCACAAATACCGCTGGATTGCCTACATTGGTCTGGCGATCATTCTCTACGTCGCGGTCAAGATGCTGCTGGACGGCGCGGTGCAGCAATTCCCCGAGCATTTTGCCTTCCTGGAGCCTTGGTTCGGGTCGGGCGGACACTGA
- a CDS encoding ABC transporter ATP-binding protein, with translation MSANHDGANLLEVRGLTKIFGTLTACDHVDLNIAKGEIHALLGENGAGKSTLVKMLFGSLEPNSGEIFWNGQAVRITSPGAAKKLGIGMVFQHFSLFEALTAAENIALSLDDGSPISSIAAKARALSYSYGLPLDPESLVGDLSVGERQRIEIIRCLLQTPQLIILDEPTSVLTPQEADKLFETLERLRAEGKSILYISHRLEEVKRICDRATVLRHGKVVGHCNPRQETAASLARMMVGNEVQAVVRAPVEGIETAQPLLEIRSLSRKPATPFSIPLKTISLNVRAGEVIGIAGVAGNGQGEFFESVSGEVLQQDAASVRIRGKDAGGLTITGRRLLGAAFVPEERLGHGAAPRMKLSENLLLSRHATDGKAFVGTGGMVKSGAVYAASQRIIEAMDVRKSAPDPEAAALSGGNLQKFIVGRELDRRPSVMVVNQPTWGVDAGAAAHIRQALIELSRGGSAVLVISQDLDELFEISDAIAVMHNGELSKPMPIAEATFEKVGLLMGGAEPGHAEHTLETA, from the coding sequence GTGAGTGCAAATCATGATGGGGCGAACCTGCTTGAGGTTCGTGGCCTGACCAAGATATTCGGCACGCTGACCGCGTGCGATCATGTCGACCTCAACATTGCCAAAGGTGAGATCCACGCGCTGCTCGGTGAGAACGGCGCCGGCAAATCGACGCTGGTCAAGATGCTGTTCGGCTCGCTGGAGCCGAATTCCGGCGAGATTTTCTGGAACGGCCAGGCGGTGCGGATCACCAGCCCCGGCGCCGCGAAAAAACTCGGCATCGGTATGGTGTTCCAGCATTTTTCGTTGTTCGAGGCGCTGACCGCGGCCGAGAACATCGCGCTGTCGCTGGATGACGGCTCGCCGATCAGCAGCATCGCGGCGAAGGCAAGGGCGCTTTCCTACAGCTATGGCCTGCCGCTCGATCCGGAATCGCTGGTCGGCGACCTGTCAGTCGGCGAGCGCCAGCGCATCGAGATCATCCGCTGCCTGCTGCAGACGCCTCAGCTCATCATCCTGGACGAGCCGACCTCGGTGCTGACGCCGCAGGAAGCGGACAAGCTGTTCGAGACGCTGGAGCGGCTGCGCGCGGAAGGCAAATCGATCCTCTACATTTCACACCGGCTGGAGGAGGTCAAACGCATCTGCGACCGCGCCACCGTCTTGCGGCATGGCAAGGTGGTCGGTCACTGCAACCCGCGCCAAGAGACTGCCGCTTCGCTCGCCCGCATGATGGTCGGCAACGAGGTGCAGGCCGTGGTGAGGGCGCCGGTAGAGGGGATCGAAACCGCGCAGCCACTGCTCGAAATCCGCAGCCTCAGCCGCAAGCCCGCAACGCCGTTCTCCATTCCGCTCAAGACCATCAGCCTCAATGTCCGTGCCGGCGAGGTCATCGGTATCGCCGGTGTCGCCGGCAATGGCCAGGGCGAATTCTTCGAATCCGTCTCCGGCGAAGTCTTGCAGCAGGATGCCGCCTCGGTGCGCATCCGCGGCAAGGATGCCGGTGGCCTCACCATCACCGGACGGCGTCTGCTAGGGGCAGCCTTCGTGCCTGAGGAGCGTCTCGGTCATGGCGCGGCACCACGCATGAAGCTCTCCGAAAACCTGCTGCTGTCGCGCCATGCCACCGACGGCAAGGCCTTTGTCGGCACTGGCGGGATGGTCAAGAGCGGGGCCGTCTACGCCGCCTCCCAACGCATCATCGAGGCAATGGATGTGCGCAAGAGCGCGCCGGATCCCGAAGCTGCAGCGCTTTCGGGCGGCAATCTGCAGAAATTCATCGTCGGCCGCGAACTCGATCGCCGGCCAAGCGTGATGGTGGTGAACCAGCCGACTTGGGGCGTCGACGCCGGTGCCGCCGCCCATATCCGGCAGGCGCTGATCGAGCTTTCGCGCGGCGGATCGGCGGTGCTGGTTATCAGCCAGGATCTCGACGAACTGTTCGAAATATCCGACGCGATCGCGGTCATGCACAATGGCGAGCTTTCCAAGCCGATGCCGATCGCCGAAGCAACCTTCGAGAAGGTCGGTCTGCTGATGGGTGGCGCCGAGCCCGGCCACGCCGAACATACGCTGGAGACGGCATGA
- a CDS encoding YdhR family protein — protein MRNTITTVVQFRLPQPISLEEATRHFESSAPKYRSLPGLIRKYYLRAEDGRTAGGVYLWESRAAAEAAYSTEWREHVTKVFGGAPEITWFDTPVIVDNAAPASKAA, from the coding sequence GTGCGCAATACAATCACCACAGTGGTGCAATTCCGGCTGCCACAGCCGATCAGCCTCGAGGAGGCGACGCGTCATTTCGAGTCGAGCGCCCCGAAGTACCGCAGTTTGCCGGGATTGATCCGGAAATATTACCTGCGGGCGGAGGATGGGCGCACGGCCGGTGGCGTCTATCTCTGGGAATCGCGTGCCGCGGCCGAGGCCGCCTACAGCACAGAGTGGCGCGAGCACGTTACGAAGGTCTTTGGCGGCGCGCCTGAGATCACCTGGTTCGACACGCCGGTGATCGTCGACAACGCGGCGCCGGCCAGCAAAGCGGCGTAG
- a CDS encoding DUF930 domain-containing protein has product MVLVPPMKTLCMVAVASLILAFPASAMDNALRAGLMKLDPQTRLEQRCDAEVLDRITHDDRKFKADRVVAYAFATPEMSADAIRSPGAAFRSKGQWYRLKFKCQTGPDHMQVLQLRYRIGDEIPEGDWAKYNLYD; this is encoded by the coding sequence ATGGTGCTTGTCCCGCCCATGAAGACACTCTGCATGGTGGCCGTGGCGTCGCTGATATTGGCCTTCCCGGCCAGCGCAATGGACAATGCTTTGCGTGCCGGGCTGATGAAACTTGATCCGCAAACCCGCCTCGAGCAGCGGTGCGATGCCGAAGTTCTGGATCGGATCACCCACGATGACCGCAAGTTCAAAGCCGATCGCGTCGTCGCCTACGCCTTCGCGACGCCCGAGATGAGCGCCGATGCGATCAGGAGCCCGGGTGCGGCGTTCCGCAGCAAAGGACAGTGGTACCGGCTGAAATTCAAGTGCCAGACGGGACCGGACCATATGCAAGTTCTCCAGCTCCGCTACCGAATCGGCGATGAGATCCCGGAAGGCGACTGGGCAAAGTACAATCTCTACGATTAG
- a CDS encoding ABC transporter permease, producing the protein MDITVNILLTIATAATPLLIAAIGELVVERSGVLNLGVEGMMIMGAVAGFGAGYLTGSPWIGLLAAIAMGALFSLLFAVMTLSLATNQVATGLSLTLLGLGLSGMIGTSFVGQPGVRLPNLDIPGLSSVPIIGKLLFGQDPVFYISIALTAAVMWFLFKTRTGLTLRSIGDSHASAHALGIKVIRYRYLSVIFGGACAGLAGGHLSLVYTPQWVENMSAGRGWIALALVVFASWRPWRVLAGAYIFGAVWIGQLHAQAFGIPVPSQMLSSLPYLATVVVLVLISRNKRLTMMNTPASLGQPFVPDR; encoded by the coding sequence ATGGACATCACCGTCAACATCCTCCTGACCATCGCCACGGCGGCGACGCCGCTTCTCATCGCGGCGATCGGCGAACTGGTGGTCGAACGCTCCGGCGTGCTCAATCTCGGCGTCGAAGGCATGATGATCATGGGCGCGGTCGCCGGCTTCGGGGCCGGTTATCTGACTGGCTCGCCCTGGATCGGCCTTCTGGCGGCCATCGCCATGGGAGCTCTGTTCTCTCTGCTGTTTGCGGTCATGACGCTGTCGCTGGCCACCAATCAGGTTGCCACCGGCCTGTCGCTGACATTGCTCGGCCTCGGCCTCTCCGGCATGATCGGAACGAGCTTCGTCGGCCAGCCCGGTGTCAGGCTGCCCAATCTCGACATTCCCGGACTGAGCTCGGTCCCGATCATCGGCAAGCTGCTGTTCGGCCAGGATCCGGTGTTCTACATTTCGATCGCGCTGACGGCGGCGGTGATGTGGTTCCTGTTCAAGACGCGCACCGGGCTCACGTTGCGCTCGATCGGCGACAGTCATGCCTCGGCGCATGCGCTCGGCATCAAGGTCATCCGCTACCGCTATCTCTCGGTCATCTTTGGCGGCGCCTGCGCCGGCCTTGCCGGCGGCCATCTGTCACTGGTCTATACGCCGCAGTGGGTCGAGAACATGTCCGCGGGCCGTGGCTGGATCGCGCTGGCGCTGGTGGTGTTCGCGTCATGGCGGCCATGGCGGGTGCTGGCCGGCGCCTACATCTTCGGCGCGGTGTGGATCGGCCAGCTTCATGCACAGGCTTTTGGCATTCCTGTGCCCTCGCAGATGCTTTCTTCTCTGCCCTATCTGGCAACCGTCGTGGTTCTCGTTCTAATCTCGCGCAACAAGCGTCTGACGATGATGAACACGCCGGCATCCCTGGGGCAGCCATTCGTTCCGGATCGTTGA
- the rimO gene encoding 30S ribosomal protein S12 methylthiotransferase RimO, with translation MSAPRVSFVSLGCPKALVDSERIITRLRAEGYEIARKHDGADLVVVNTCGFLDSARDESLNAIGSALSENGRVIVTGCLGAEPDVIREKHPNVLAITGPQAYESVMAAVHEAAPPSHDPYIDLLPPQGVKLTPRHYAYLKISEGCNNRCTFCIIPALRGDLVSRPAADVLREAEKLAKAGVKELLVISQDTSAYGIDIKYQTSMFGDREVRAKFLDLSQELGKLGIWVRMHYVYPYPHVADVIPLMAEGKILPYLDIPFQHASPRVLKNMRRPAHGEKTLERIRGWRDVCPDLAIRSTFIVGFPGETDDDFEMLLDWLDEARIDRAGCFKYEPVRGARSNDLGLEQVPQEIKEARWHRFMQRQQKISATQLAKKVGKRLPVLIDEAHGTSAKGRTKYDAPEIDGSVHIQSRRPLRAGDIVTVKIDRADAYDLYGSAV, from the coding sequence ATGTCCGCCCCGCGCGTCAGCTTCGTCAGTCTTGGATGTCCCAAAGCCCTTGTGGATTCCGAGCGCATCATCACGCGCCTGCGCGCCGAGGGCTATGAGATCGCGCGCAAGCATGACGGCGCCGATCTCGTTGTCGTCAACACCTGCGGCTTCCTCGATTCCGCCCGCGATGAATCGCTCAATGCCATCGGCTCCGCCCTGTCGGAGAATGGCCGGGTCATCGTCACCGGCTGCCTTGGCGCCGAGCCCGACGTGATCCGCGAAAAGCACCCCAACGTGCTGGCGATCACCGGGCCGCAGGCCTATGAAAGTGTGATGGCCGCCGTGCATGAGGCGGCCCCTCCTTCGCATGATCCCTATATCGACCTGCTGCCGCCGCAGGGCGTCAAGCTGACGCCGCGCCACTATGCCTATCTCAAGATCTCGGAAGGCTGCAACAACCGCTGCACCTTCTGCATCATCCCGGCGCTGCGCGGCGATCTCGTCTCGCGGCCGGCCGCCGACGTTCTGCGCGAAGCCGAGAAACTGGCCAAGGCCGGCGTCAAGGAACTCCTCGTCATCTCGCAGGACACCAGCGCCTACGGCATCGACATCAAGTACCAGACGTCCATGTTCGGCGACCGCGAGGTGCGGGCGAAATTCCTCGATCTATCGCAGGAATTGGGCAAGCTCGGCATCTGGGTGCGCATGCACTATGTCTACCCGTATCCGCACGTCGCCGATGTCATCCCGCTGATGGCTGAAGGAAAAATCCTTCCCTATCTGGACATTCCGTTCCAGCACGCCTCGCCGCGGGTGCTGAAGAACATGCGCCGGCCTGCACATGGCGAAAAGACGCTCGAGCGTATTCGCGGCTGGCGCGACGTGTGCCCGGATCTCGCCATCCGCTCGACCTTCATCGTCGGATTCCCCGGCGAGACGGACGATGATTTCGAGATGCTGCTCGATTGGCTGGACGAAGCCAGGATCGATCGCGCCGGCTGCTTCAAATACGAGCCGGTGCGCGGCGCCCGCTCCAACGATCTCGGCCTCGAACAGGTGCCGCAGGAGATCAAGGAAGCGCGCTGGCACCGCTTCATGCAGCGCCAGCAGAAGATTTCGGCGACGCAACTCGCCAAGAAGGTCGGCAAGCGCCTGCCGGTGTTGATCGACGAGGCGCACGGCACCTCGGCCAAGGGCCGCACCAAATACGACGCGCCCGAGATCGACGGCTCGGTCCATATCCAGTCGCGCCGCCCGCTGCGCGCCGGCGACATCGTCACCGTCAAGATCGATCGCGCCGACGCTTACGATCTCTACGGCTCAGCAGTCTAG
- a CDS encoding BMP family ABC transporter substrate-binding protein: MKKLLIALMTTTAALSLAASAEAADKFKACWVYTGPIGDFGYSYQHDQGRLEVEKALGDKVETAYLENVSEGPDADRAFERLAREGCKIIFGTSFGFMDAEVKVAKKFPKVMFEHATGYKTGDNLGIYNARFYEGRYVLGQIAAKESKSGVAGYIVSFPIPEVVMGINSFMLGAQSINPNFKAKIVWVNSWFDPGKEADAAKALFDQGADIIVQHTDSTAALQVAEERKLHGFGQSSDMIKFAPHAQLTSLTDEWGPYYISRVKAAMDGTWKPDNVWLGIKDGAVKLAPYTNMPDDVKAMAEATEKKIAGGWNPFTGPIAKQDGSPWLKDGEVADDGTLLGMNFYVKGVDDKLPQ; encoded by the coding sequence ATGAAAAAACTGCTTATTGCCCTGATGACCACGACAGCGGCACTTTCGCTGGCTGCGTCCGCAGAGGCTGCCGACAAGTTCAAAGCCTGCTGGGTCTACACCGGCCCGATCGGCGATTTCGGCTATTCCTACCAGCACGACCAGGGCCGGCTCGAGGTCGAGAAGGCGCTCGGCGACAAGGTCGAAACCGCCTATCTGGAGAACGTCTCCGAAGGCCCCGATGCCGACCGTGCTTTCGAGCGCCTGGCGCGCGAAGGCTGCAAGATCATCTTCGGCACGTCGTTCGGCTTCATGGACGCCGAAGTGAAGGTCGCCAAGAAGTTTCCGAAGGTGATGTTCGAGCACGCCACCGGTTACAAGACCGGTGACAATCTCGGCATCTACAATGCGCGTTTCTATGAAGGCCGCTACGTGCTCGGCCAGATCGCGGCCAAGGAATCGAAGTCCGGCGTGGCCGGCTACATCGTGTCCTTCCCGATCCCGGAAGTGGTCATGGGCATCAACTCCTTCATGCTCGGCGCGCAGTCGATCAACCCGAACTTCAAGGCCAAGATCGTCTGGGTCAATTCGTGGTTCGATCCCGGCAAGGAAGCCGACGCGGCCAAGGCGTTGTTCGACCAGGGCGCCGATATCATCGTCCAGCACACCGATTCGACCGCGGCGCTGCAGGTGGCCGAGGAGCGCAAGCTGCACGGCTTTGGCCAGTCATCCGACATGATCAAGTTCGCGCCGCACGCGCAGCTGACCTCGCTGACCGACGAATGGGGTCCGTACTACATCAGCCGGGTGAAGGCCGCCATGGACGGCACCTGGAAGCCCGACAATGTCTGGCTCGGCATCAAGGATGGCGCTGTCAAGCTCGCGCCCTACACCAACATGCCCGACGACGTGAAGGCGATGGCCGAGGCGACCGAGAAGAAGATTGCCGGCGGCTGGAACCCCTTTACCGGGCCGATTGCCAAGCAGGACGGCTCGCCATGGCTGAAGGACGGCGAGGTTGCCGACGACGGCACGCTGCTCGGCATGAACTTCTATGTGAAGGGCGTCGACGACAAGCTGCCGCAGTAA
- a CDS encoding sterol desaturase family protein, whose amino-acid sequence MDIFGIKALLICALIFIPFEHLFAERPQKIFRKGFDVDLIYLMFNAFIVKVAMVMMAAVVLHVAAVLVPQSVTRAVSGQPVWLQVAEIILITDIGVYWAHRAFHKIPALWKFHAVHHGIEELDWLGAFHSHPVDAIATKAISLMPIFLLGFSEASIAVFSMIYFGHTMLVHSNLRVPFGPLKWLIASPQFHRWHHANQREAYDKNFAGQLPLLDVLFGTYNATGNKAPEKYGVDDPIPASYFGQIGYPLRPRRKVSNRAQPSTEA is encoded by the coding sequence ATGGATATTTTTGGCATCAAGGCGCTGCTGATCTGCGCATTGATCTTCATTCCGTTCGAACATCTGTTCGCCGAGCGGCCGCAGAAGATCTTTCGCAAGGGCTTCGATGTCGATCTGATCTATCTGATGTTCAACGCCTTCATCGTAAAGGTGGCCATGGTCATGATGGCGGCCGTTGTCCTCCACGTCGCCGCAGTCCTTGTCCCTCAATCGGTGACGCGAGCCGTCAGCGGTCAGCCCGTCTGGCTGCAGGTTGCGGAAATCATCCTGATCACCGACATCGGTGTCTACTGGGCGCATCGCGCCTTCCACAAAATCCCCGCGCTTTGGAAGTTCCATGCGGTTCACCACGGCATCGAGGAACTGGACTGGCTCGGCGCTTTCCACTCCCACCCGGTCGACGCGATTGCCACAAAGGCGATATCGCTGATGCCGATCTTTCTCCTTGGGTTCTCCGAGGCCTCGATCGCCGTCTTTTCGATGATCTACTTTGGGCACACGATGCTCGTTCATTCAAACCTGCGGGTTCCGTTCGGCCCCTTGAAGTGGCTGATCGCCAGCCCGCAGTTCCATCGCTGGCACCATGCCAACCAGCGCGAAGCCTATGACAAGAACTTCGCTGGGCAACTGCCTCTCCTCGACGTGCTGTTCGGCACCTACAATGCCACAGGCAATAAGGCGCCGGAAAAGTATGGCGTCGATGATCCGATCCCTGCCAGCTATTTCGGACAGATCGGCTATCCGCTCCGGCCCCGCAGGAAAGTTTCGAACCGAGCCCAGCCGAGCACCGAGGCCTGA
- a CDS encoding LysR family transcriptional regulator, with amino-acid sequence MQWDDLRIFLAVARDGSISGAAKRINVQHSTVSRRIKVLEQKLGTRLIERKASGYELTSAGEELKLAASKMEVEVLEIEGALGGEEDRPTGVLRVAAINNMASSVLMPIFARFSAKYPEIELHIQVSNKYVSLAKRQADVAIRQTNTPHETLVGTLLSKVASAVYGERNYVASLRSGATPKWLGVECCASHQSWTNAACPNRDHSFFVDDTLLTLAALREGMGLAYLPCFMGDNDARLLRYLAPEPHHDVGLWLLYHPNLRRTKRVRLFREHMLAEIVGQRELFDGSKPRRDDRNNFDTMPSPQPKRHERQAAPSVK; translated from the coding sequence ATGCAGTGGGATGATTTGAGGATATTCCTTGCTGTCGCGCGTGATGGATCGATCAGCGGCGCGGCAAAACGGATCAACGTGCAGCATTCGACGGTCTCGCGCCGTATCAAGGTGCTAGAACAAAAGCTCGGCACGCGCCTGATCGAGCGCAAGGCGTCGGGCTACGAACTCACCAGCGCCGGCGAGGAACTCAAGCTCGCTGCCAGCAAGATGGAAGTCGAGGTGCTGGAGATCGAAGGCGCGCTCGGCGGCGAAGAAGATCGTCCAACCGGCGTACTGCGCGTCGCTGCGATCAACAACATGGCCTCGTCGGTGCTGATGCCGATATTCGCGCGCTTCAGCGCAAAATATCCAGAGATCGAGCTGCACATACAGGTCTCGAACAAGTATGTCAGCCTGGCCAAGCGCCAGGCCGATGTTGCGATCCGCCAGACCAACACGCCGCACGAGACACTGGTCGGCACGTTGCTCAGTAAGGTCGCCTCTGCCGTCTATGGCGAGCGCAACTATGTGGCCTCATTGCGCTCCGGTGCGACGCCGAAATGGCTGGGCGTGGAATGCTGCGCCTCCCACCAGTCGTGGACAAATGCCGCGTGCCCCAACCGCGACCACAGCTTTTTTGTCGACGATACTTTGTTGACCCTCGCGGCGTTGCGCGAGGGAATGGGCCTCGCCTATCTGCCGTGCTTCATGGGCGACAATGACGCCCGACTGCTCCGTTATCTCGCCCCGGAGCCGCATCATGATGTCGGCCTCTGGCTGCTCTACCATCCCAATCTCCGACGCACCAAGCGTGTGCGGCTGTTTCGCGAACACATGCTGGCGGAAATCGTGGGCCAGCGGGAGCTGTTCGACGGTTCGAAGCCGCGACGTGACGACCGGAACAATTTCGACACCATGCCGTCGCCGCAACCGAAACGCCACGAACGACAGGCTGCACCCAGCGTGAAATAG
- a CDS encoding DUF2161 domain-containing phosphodiesterase: protein MNETSLYVPVKRFLESLDFVVKGEIGGCDIVALREGEPAVVVICELKLQFNLELVLQGVDRAAACDEVWLAARMSARGKGRESDARFRNLCRRLGFGLLGVTATDRIEVLLSPVAPAPRRNARRRSRLVDEHQRRRGDPVAGGGSRNPIMTAYRQSALACAAAMADGPKRPRDLKVLTPIAPKILQHNVYGWFARVDRGLYDLTDAGRASLVRWPPVSHDEVRHEILIAPTP, encoded by the coding sequence ATGAACGAGACCTCACTCTATGTGCCGGTGAAGCGGTTCCTCGAAAGTCTCGACTTCGTCGTGAAGGGGGAAATTGGCGGCTGCGACATCGTCGCGCTGCGTGAGGGTGAGCCGGCGGTCGTCGTCATCTGCGAATTGAAACTGCAATTCAATCTCGAACTGGTGCTGCAAGGCGTCGACCGCGCGGCGGCTTGCGACGAAGTATGGCTGGCGGCGCGCATGTCGGCGCGGGGCAAGGGCCGCGAAAGCGACGCCAGGTTCCGCAACCTCTGCCGCCGGCTCGGCTTCGGTTTGCTTGGCGTGACCGCGACTGACCGTATCGAGGTGCTTCTCAGTCCGGTCGCGCCTGCGCCGCGCAGGAACGCGCGACGCCGCTCCCGTCTTGTCGACGAGCATCAGCGCCGCCGCGGCGATCCTGTCGCGGGCGGAGGGTCGCGCAATCCGATCATGACCGCTTACCGCCAAAGCGCCCTCGCCTGCGCGGCCGCAATGGCCGATGGTCCCAAACGGCCGCGCGATCTGAAGGTCCTGACGCCGATCGCGCCGAAAATCCTGCAGCATAATGTCTATGGCTGGTTCGCGCGCGTCGACCGTGGCCTCTACGATCTCACGGATGCCGGCCGCGCCTCGCTGGTCCGTTGGCCCCCGGTCTCGCATGACGAAGTCCGACACGAGATTTTGATTGCGCCGACCCCCTGA